From one Butyricimonas faecihominis genomic stretch:
- a CDS encoding MATE family efflux transporter: MTDTRDTAPLVLGTEKIGKLLMQYAIPAIIAMTASSLYNMVDSIFIGHGVGPLAIAGLAITFPFMNLAAAFGSLVGVGASTLVAIKLGQKDKESATHVLGNVVMLNGIIGLVFMTVALLFLDPILLFFGASPDTLPYAREYMQVILAGNLVTHIYMGLNEVLRASGYPQKAMAATLTAVIVNCGLDALFILGFGWGIRGAALATIAAQIIALGFELHHFSRKKSFLHFQRGIFGLKRQIVGGMLAIGLSPFLMNLCACFVVILINKSLKTYGGDLAIGAYGIVNRIVFLFIMIVMGFNQGMQPIAGYNFGARQFDRLIQVLKYTVFCGVTVTTVGFLAGQIFPRPLIYLFTSDETLTNIAVEGLRIVLICFPVVGFQMVTSSFFQSIGMAKKAIFLSLTRQLLFLIPSLLVFPSIWGTVGVWMSMPVADAIATIVAACMLRWQLKHLKA, encoded by the coding sequence ATGACTGATACAAGAGATACCGCACCTTTAGTTTTAGGAACCGAGAAGATCGGAAAATTATTGATGCAATATGCTATCCCGGCAATTATTGCTATGACGGCCTCTTCACTTTATAACATGGTAGATAGTATATTTATCGGTCATGGAGTGGGACCATTGGCGATTGCGGGATTGGCTATTACATTCCCGTTTATGAATCTGGCAGCGGCTTTCGGGTCGTTGGTGGGGGTAGGAGCATCGACGTTGGTTGCTATTAAATTGGGACAGAAAGACAAGGAGAGTGCTACTCATGTTTTGGGGAACGTGGTGATGCTGAACGGGATTATCGGCTTGGTATTTATGACCGTGGCATTGCTTTTCCTTGATCCGATATTGCTCTTTTTCGGGGCGAGTCCGGACACGTTACCTTATGCAAGGGAATATATGCAGGTGATTCTGGCGGGAAATCTTGTCACGCATATTTATATGGGGTTGAACGAGGTTTTAAGAGCTTCGGGTTATCCACAAAAAGCGATGGCTGCTACATTGACGGCTGTTATTGTGAATTGTGGGTTGGATGCTTTGTTTATTTTAGGTTTCGGCTGGGGAATCCGGGGTGCAGCTTTGGCTACTATCGCAGCACAGATTATCGCTTTGGGATTTGAATTGCACCATTTTTCAAGGAAAAAGAGTTTTTTACATTTCCAACGTGGAATCTTCGGGTTGAAACGCCAGATCGTGGGAGGGATGTTGGCCATCGGGCTATCCCCTTTCTTGATGAATCTTTGTGCTTGTTTCGTCGTGATCTTGATCAACAAGAGTTTGAAAACGTATGGAGGGGATTTGGCTATCGGGGCGTATGGTATTGTAAACAGGATCGTCTTTTTGTTCATCATGATCGTGATGGGATTTAACCAAGGAATGCAGCCTATCGCGGGGTATAATTTCGGAGCCCGGCAGTTCGACCGTTTGATTCAAGTATTGAAATATACCGTCTTTTGTGGCGTGACTGTTACGACAGTCGGTTTTCTGGCGGGACAGATTTTTCCCCGGCCATTGATTTACCTTTTCACATCGGACGAAACTTTAACTAATATTGCCGTGGAAGGTCTGCGTATCGTGTTGATATGCTTTCCGGTTGTTGGTTTCCAGATGGTGACATCCAGTTTCTTCCAATCTATCGGGATGGCCAAGAAGGCGATCTTTTTGTCGTTGACACGACAGTTGCTATTTTTGATCCCGTCATTATTGGTGTTTCCATCCATTTGGGGAACGGTCGGAGTCTGGATGAGTATGCCGGTTGCGGATGCCATTGCGACGATCGTTGCGGCCTGTATGTTAAGATGGCAATTGAAACATCTGAAAGCGTGA
- a CDS encoding AAA family ATPase → MDNKFVITIGRQFGSCGKEIGQELAKRFGITFYDKELISLASKESGLCQEFFEKADEKNSGNLLQAFAAGFTFGPFQYNDFLSNDKLFQIQSDVIRKVAGEHSCVIVGRCADYILRDNKRCINVFVHADIEERVKTVMNRQHISEQEARELIRKMDKTRPNYYNFYSDKEWGVASSYHLSVDSGLLGVHKTVDFIQKFVEEALKD, encoded by the coding sequence ATGGATAATAAATTTGTTATTACAATAGGCCGCCAATTCGGAAGTTGTGGTAAAGAGATCGGACAAGAGTTGGCAAAACGTTTCGGGATTACCTTCTATGACAAGGAATTAATTTCTCTCGCATCGAAAGAAAGCGGTTTGTGTCAGGAGTTTTTCGAGAAGGCGGATGAAAAGAATTCCGGAAACTTGTTACAGGCTTTTGCTGCCGGATTTACCTTCGGGCCCTTCCAGTACAATGATTTTCTTTCTAATGATAAGCTTTTTCAAATCCAGTCGGACGTGATTCGTAAGGTGGCAGGCGAACATTCCTGCGTGATCGTGGGACGTTGTGCCGATTACATTTTGCGTGACAATAAACGTTGTATCAACGTGTTTGTTCATGCAGATATAGAAGAACGCGTGAAGACCGTGATGAATCGTCAACATATATCGGAACAGGAAGCCCGTGAGTTGATTCGCAAGATGGATAAAACTCGTCCGAATTATTATAATTTCTACTCGGACAAAGAGTGGGGCGTGGCATCATCTTACCATTTGTCTGTTGATTCAGGTCTATTGGGAGTACACAAAACGGTGGACTTTATCCAGAAATTTGTGGAAGAAGCACTGAAAGACTGA
- a CDS encoding thioredoxin-like domain-containing protein, with protein sequence MCRETNPEMIALYNEFNSQGLEIISISLDSDKSEWLEALKKTVYYGLITVPN encoded by the coding sequence ATCTGCCGGGAAACAAATCCGGAAATGATAGCCCTCTACAATGAATTCAATTCCCAAGGCTTGGAAATCATCAGTATTTCTCTGGATAGCGACAAATCCGAGTGGCTGGAAGCATTGAAGAAGACGGTTTACTATGGCCTTATCACGGTTCCGAACTAA
- a CDS encoding FecR family protein — translation MKRIRKDIEISNLIYKSLRGETSKDEDELLEAWCLESRNRKLFLEFQEADHLYEGITDMYNVDTNVPLKKVNDKIKKKKHVRVLKYISGIAAVLLVGVIFMLSMEDKTEPTRQVLLSSVSKERMEPFATLVTTTGKVVYLEDSVKQESLKASNKESLKQEESGNGEVLPQEIKQEVEYNVLTTSKQGNIKVVLYDGSHVWLNAGSELRYPNSFVENQRVVYLKGEAYFDVTKDESHPFIVKTIASEISVLGTSFNVNARENSCVTTLVEGLVRMKHGLQDSVELHAGQQACVSGIGKIHVQEVDTRYYTSWMNNMFAFRETPLREIANVLEEWYGCECRFETSTLENIPYTTMVERYSDIDSVLQILAGTGDFRYTRIGDMIIIKEK, via the coding sequence ATGAAAAGGATACGGAAGGATATAGAAATCAGTAATTTAATTTACAAATCTCTACGGGGAGAAACCTCTAAGGATGAGGACGAGTTGTTGGAGGCGTGGTGTCTGGAGTCGAGGAATCGAAAATTATTCCTAGAGTTTCAGGAAGCGGATCATCTTTACGAGGGGATAACAGATATGTATAACGTGGATACGAATGTGCCTTTAAAAAAGGTGAATGATAAAATCAAGAAAAAGAAGCACGTGCGTGTTCTGAAATACATTTCAGGAATTGCCGCCGTACTATTGGTTGGAGTGATATTTATGCTTTCTATGGAGGACAAGACTGAACCGACAAGGCAGGTGTTACTTTCTTCTGTGTCAAAAGAACGGATGGAACCTTTCGCGACGTTAGTAACAACGACGGGGAAAGTGGTTTACTTGGAAGACTCTGTAAAGCAAGAATCTTTGAAAGCGAGCAATAAAGAGTCTTTAAAACAGGAAGAAAGCGGGAATGGAGAGGTGTTACCACAAGAAATTAAGCAAGAGGTAGAATATAACGTGTTGACGACCTCGAAACAGGGAAATATAAAAGTCGTCTTGTATGACGGCAGTCACGTGTGGTTGAATGCTGGAAGTGAACTGAGATACCCGAACTCTTTCGTGGAGAATCAAAGAGTGGTATACTTGAAAGGAGAAGCCTATTTTGACGTGACAAAAGACGAGTCTCATCCTTTTATCGTGAAGACAATTGCATCTGAAATCAGTGTACTGGGAACGAGTTTTAACGTGAATGCCCGTGAAAACTCATGTGTTACGACTTTAGTGGAAGGCCTCGTGCGGATGAAGCACGGGCTGCAGGATAGCGTGGAGTTACATGCGGGACAACAGGCTTGTGTGTCCGGGATCGGGAAAATTCATGTGCAGGAGGTAGATACGAGATATTACACGAGTTGGATGAATAATATGTTTGCTTTCCGGGAAACTCCATTGCGGGAGATTGCCAACGTGTTGGAGGAGTGGTATGGGTGTGAATGTCGTTTTGAGACCTCTACCTTGGAGAATATTCCTTACACGACAATGGTGGAAAGGTATTCAGATATAGATAGCGTGTTACAAATACTAGCGGGAACGGGAGATTTCCGGTACACGAGAATAGGTGATATGATCATTATAAAAGAAAAATAG
- the ispG gene encoding (E)-4-hydroxy-3-methylbut-2-enyl-diphosphate synthase, translated as MKRRSTKQVKIGEIYIGSEYPVLVQSMLNTDTMNTEACVEQAIRIIEAGGKLVRITAPGIKEAKNLENIHVELRRRGYTTPLSADIHFNPEAAIEAARHVEKVRINPGNFVDKRATFKTLTYTDEEYAAELERLREKFTAFLDVCREYGTAVRIGTNHGSLSDRIMSRYGNTPAGMVEATMEYLRVCRDEKFDDVVISLKSSDCRVMVEAVRLLVKEMEKEGMDYPLHLGVTEAGEGEDGRIRSAVGIGTLLNEGLGDTIRVSLTEEPEQEIPVANLLNEICCLQDLKTEPIHLVGRYSHPVIVADISKVECLDEAVMAGLDFHVATENDPVYGDMLQGGMRSPEMIYTEALGPELTKLPDSVTVVVPFDSLDIAHVYNRKAVALIDAKDFVRLSKPVEGDSIFVEIRNGEVINTELAGKLEREKNAIVVLNPERPSSALYRLYLGELKRLGIMNRVIVRAMLDESDSNRLSLWMAAHLGGLFLDRLVYGLWLSCLGIPDMFYGVHLSQDILQSAGVRRYKTEFISCPGCGRTLYNLQESVAKVKKAFAHLSRLKIAVMGCIVNGPGEMGDADYGYVGAGNGKVNLFRGKEMVRVAVPEEEAIEALKQLIKENGDWND; from the coding sequence ATGAAGCGTCGATCTACGAAACAAGTTAAGATTGGAGAAATATATATTGGATCGGAGTATCCGGTTTTGGTACAATCCATGTTAAATACCGATACGATGAACACGGAAGCTTGTGTGGAACAAGCTATACGGATTATCGAGGCGGGAGGAAAGTTGGTGAGGATCACGGCTCCCGGGATAAAGGAGGCTAAAAATCTGGAAAATATTCACGTGGAGCTACGTCGGAGAGGTTACACGACTCCGCTTTCCGCGGATATTCATTTTAACCCGGAGGCGGCGATTGAGGCTGCCAGACACGTGGAGAAAGTACGTATCAATCCGGGGAATTTTGTGGATAAACGGGCTACTTTCAAAACATTGACTTATACGGACGAGGAATATGCCGCGGAGTTAGAGCGTTTGCGTGAAAAGTTCACGGCATTTCTGGACGTGTGCCGGGAATACGGGACGGCGGTGCGGATAGGTACGAATCATGGATCTTTGTCTGACCGGATTATGAGCCGTTACGGGAATACACCTGCCGGGATGGTGGAGGCAACCATGGAATACCTGCGGGTGTGCCGGGATGAGAAATTTGATGATGTTGTGATTTCCTTGAAATCGAGTGATTGCCGGGTGATGGTTGAGGCTGTGCGTTTGCTTGTGAAGGAGATGGAGAAAGAGGGGATGGATTACCCGTTGCATCTGGGAGTGACGGAAGCCGGAGAAGGAGAGGACGGAAGAATTCGTTCTGCCGTGGGTATTGGTACTTTATTAAATGAAGGATTAGGCGATACGATCCGGGTATCCTTGACTGAGGAACCGGAACAGGAGATTCCCGTGGCGAATCTTTTAAATGAGATTTGTTGTTTACAGGATTTGAAAACGGAACCGATTCATTTGGTAGGGCGTTACTCTCATCCCGTGATTGTAGCGGATATTTCTAAGGTAGAATGTCTTGACGAGGCTGTGATGGCCGGTCTGGATTTTCACGTGGCGACAGAGAATGATCCCGTGTATGGCGATATGTTGCAAGGTGGGATGCGGTCTCCGGAGATGATCTACACGGAGGCATTGGGACCGGAGTTGACGAAATTGCCGGATTCCGTGACCGTGGTGGTTCCTTTTGATAGTCTGGATATTGCCCACGTGTATAATCGTAAGGCGGTCGCCTTGATTGATGCCAAAGATTTCGTTCGGCTATCGAAACCCGTGGAAGGAGATAGTATTTTCGTGGAAATCCGTAACGGGGAAGTCATAAATACTGAGCTTGCTGGAAAGTTGGAACGGGAGAAAAATGCGATCGTGGTGTTGAATCCTGAGCGTCCTTCTAGTGCTTTGTATCGTTTGTACTTGGGAGAGTTGAAACGTTTAGGGATAATGAACCGGGTAATTGTACGGGCCATGCTTGACGAGTCGGATTCCAACAGGTTGAGTTTGTGGATGGCTGCTCATCTAGGAGGTTTATTCCTTGACAGGCTGGTTTATGGCTTGTGGTTGTCATGTCTCGGTATTCCGGATATGTTCTACGGGGTACATTTGAGTCAGGATATATTGCAATCGGCAGGAGTGCGTCGTTATAAAACAGAGTTTATCAGTTGTCCCGGATGTGGACGAACATTATATAATTTGCAGGAGTCCGTGGCGAAAGTAAAGAAAGCATTTGCTCATCTGAGTCGTTTGAAGATTGCCGTGATGGGTTGTATCGTGAACGGGCCCGGAGAAATGGGGGATGCGGACTACGGTTATGTGGGTGCCGGAAACGGGAAAGTGAATCTATTCCGGGGAAAAGAGATGGTGCGTGTGGCCGTGCCGGAGGAAGAAGCCATTGAGGCATTGAAACAATTAATAAAAGAGAACGGAGATTGGAATGACTGA
- a CDS encoding sigma-70 family RNA polymerase sigma factor, whose amino-acid sequence MVLEKIQIETSEIDLKDTQIFKAIFNMFYPRAYTFTLKLLRDEVISADITQEAFLYMWEKAYRFPDMMSFKSYLYSCLKNKTLNYIRDHKVERNMEELKDVFVDDILVDHLIIEHELKARILEEINKLSDVKRDIMLLRMEGYSYDEISEELSLSINTVKTHKKQAYKDLKLHLSDYNQCLLVLISLLVTCFC is encoded by the coding sequence ATGGTTTTGGAAAAAATTCAAATAGAGACATCTGAAATAGACTTGAAAGATACTCAGATTTTCAAGGCTATTTTTAATATGTTCTATCCTCGGGCCTATACTTTCACGCTAAAGTTACTCCGGGATGAGGTCATTAGTGCGGATATTACTCAAGAAGCTTTTCTCTATATGTGGGAGAAAGCATATCGTTTTCCGGATATGATGTCGTTTAAATCTTATTTATACAGTTGTTTGAAAAATAAGACGTTGAACTATATTCGGGATCACAAGGTGGAACGGAACATGGAAGAATTGAAGGATGTTTTCGTGGATGATATCTTAGTTGATCATTTGATTATCGAACATGAACTAAAGGCTAGAATATTGGAAGAGATCAACAAATTATCGGATGTGAAGCGGGATATCATGTTGTTGCGAATGGAGGGATATAGCTATGATGAGATCTCGGAAGAGTTATCCTTGAGTATTAACACGGTAAAAACGCATAAAAAGCAAGCCTATAAAGATTTGAAGCTTCATTTGTCGGATTATAACCAGTGTCTTTTGGTGTTAATCTCGTTGTTAGTCACTTGTTTTTGTTAA
- a CDS encoding AMP-dependent synthetase/ligase: protein MMKDMKTVIDLFERSCEKFPDNPYLWEKKNGKFAATSYMEVKREVLNFAGALCQLGVDRGDRIALLSEGCNAWVYSELGMLYAGGVNVPLSIKLTDNEIVFRVEHSQARFLIVSANFLNRVRGIEGRIGGVEKIIVIHSDINEGKYVSFELLQREGEIWRGEREKLLNDRIHAVTEDDLVNISYTSGTTAEPKGIMLSHRNYVTNVLQSDSLIQIPAYYRILLFLPWDHSFAHTVGLYSFMYNGASLASVDYGQSGMEYLRNIPVNLQEVKPHILLSVPALAKNFRKNIEAGIKAKGRFTDRFYHLGLKIAYTYNGFGDDRGRGWKVLLKPLVKLWDSLLFSKLRKQVFGGNLRFFVGGGALLDIELQRYYAALGIPMFQGYGLSEASPVISSNTPGRYRFGSSGILVKPIDLKVCDEEGQELPQGQKGELWIRGGNVMAGYWRNEKSTAETIVDGWLHTGDLGYLHPDGWLYVLGRFKSLLIANDGEKYSPEGIEETIAEQSKYIDYCILYNNQSPYTAGLIVPNKMALREYIEKQDVEPDSMDAYRVMLKKIQSELMAYRVGGKHAHLFPERWLPAVVAVLPEALNEQNGMINSTMKVVRAKVYDRFKEEIDYLYTPEGKEITNKRNLQNLKQLIS, encoded by the coding sequence ATGATGAAAGATATGAAGACGGTTATAGATTTATTTGAAAGAAGTTGCGAAAAGTTTCCGGATAATCCTTATTTATGGGAAAAGAAAAACGGGAAATTCGCGGCTACATCATATATGGAGGTAAAGCGAGAAGTATTGAACTTCGCGGGTGCTTTGTGCCAATTAGGAGTGGATAGGGGAGACCGGATTGCATTGTTAAGCGAAGGCTGTAATGCTTGGGTGTACTCGGAATTGGGAATGTTATACGCCGGAGGCGTGAATGTGCCGCTATCCATTAAGTTGACGGATAACGAAATTGTTTTTCGGGTGGAACACTCTCAAGCTCGTTTTTTGATCGTGTCCGCAAACTTTTTGAATCGAGTTCGGGGAATTGAAGGGCGAATCGGAGGGGTGGAAAAGATTATCGTGATACATTCAGATATAAATGAAGGTAAATACGTGTCCTTTGAGTTGTTACAACGAGAGGGGGAGATTTGGCGGGGAGAACGCGAGAAGTTGTTGAATGACCGGATTCATGCCGTGACGGAGGATGATCTGGTAAATATTTCTTATACTTCGGGGACGACGGCGGAGCCGAAAGGAATCATGTTGTCCCACCGGAATTACGTGACGAACGTGTTACAATCAGATTCCTTGATACAAATCCCGGCATATTATCGGATATTATTGTTTTTACCATGGGATCATAGTTTTGCCCATACGGTAGGGCTTTACTCTTTTATGTATAACGGGGCCTCGCTGGCTTCTGTCGATTACGGGCAGTCGGGAATGGAGTATTTGCGTAATATCCCGGTGAATTTGCAGGAAGTGAAACCTCATATATTATTGAGCGTACCTGCCTTGGCGAAAAATTTCCGCAAGAATATCGAGGCGGGGATCAAAGCGAAAGGACGTTTTACAGATCGGTTTTATCATCTGGGATTGAAGATTGCTTATACATATAATGGTTTCGGGGACGATCGGGGACGAGGATGGAAGGTGTTGCTGAAACCTTTGGTGAAATTATGGGATTCTCTTTTATTCTCTAAACTTCGGAAACAGGTATTTGGCGGGAACCTTCGTTTTTTCGTGGGAGGTGGAGCCTTGCTGGATATTGAATTACAGCGTTACTACGCGGCTTTGGGAATTCCGATGTTTCAAGGGTATGGTTTGTCGGAGGCCTCTCCCGTGATCAGTTCGAACACCCCCGGGCGTTATCGTTTCGGTTCTTCCGGGATATTGGTAAAGCCGATTGATTTGAAAGTTTGTGATGAGGAAGGACAGGAATTACCTCAAGGACAAAAAGGGGAGTTGTGGATAAGAGGAGGAAACGTGATGGCTGGATACTGGCGAAACGAGAAGAGTACGGCCGAGACGATCGTGGACGGTTGGCTGCATACAGGCGATTTGGGGTATTTACATCCCGATGGCTGGTTGTACGTGCTGGGACGTTTCAAATCCTTACTGATCGCGAATGACGGGGAGAAATACAGCCCGGAAGGAATCGAGGAGACCATTGCCGAACAGTCGAAATATATAGATTATTGTATATTATATAATAATCAATCCCCGTACACGGCCGGGTTGATTGTCCCGAATAAAATGGCGTTACGGGAGTATATCGAGAAACAGGATGTTGAACCGGATTCCATGGATGCTTACCGGGTTATGTTGAAAAAGATCCAGAGTGAGCTGATGGCTTACCGGGTAGGTGGGAAACACGCTCATTTATTTCCGGAAAGGTGGCTGCCTGCCGTCGTGGCCGTGTTGCCGGAGGCGCTGAACGAACAGAATGGCATGATAAATTCGACCATGAAAGTCGTAAGAGCTAAAGTTTATGACCGATTTAAAGAAGAAATCGATTATCTTTACACCCCGGAAGGAAAAGAAATTACGAATAAACGTAACCTTCAGAATTTAAAGCAATTAATATCTTGA
- a CDS encoding 4Fe-4S binding protein, with translation MRVKNIQPVYFSPTHTSAKIVTAIAEGTDIIVNKEIDLTYPCADQKVISTDSLAIIGVPTYAGRVAPTALERLQKIKGDNTPAIIVVLYGNRDYEDALLELRDSVKQLGFVPVAGGAFIGEHSYSTEQFPTAAGRPDVSDIQIASEFGKNIIKLLNQYADIKELPALEVKGNFPYKENKPKTPATPITIDELCTQCQYCIEICPVETIELKEEIVSDPEICIKCCACVKECPNGARVFNTPFSEFLFKNFHERKEPELFYCTR, from the coding sequence ATGCGAGTAAAGAATATTCAACCTGTATATTTTTCACCGACTCATACCTCTGCAAAGATTGTCACGGCAATAGCAGAAGGAACTGATATCATAGTAAATAAAGAAATTGATTTAACCTATCCATGTGCGGATCAAAAAGTCATATCAACAGATTCGTTGGCAATTATCGGTGTTCCAACCTATGCGGGGAGAGTTGCCCCAACGGCATTGGAAAGGCTACAAAAAATAAAAGGAGATAACACCCCGGCTATCATTGTTGTTCTTTATGGAAATCGGGATTACGAGGATGCCCTACTTGAATTACGGGACTCTGTGAAACAACTGGGTTTTGTCCCTGTTGCCGGTGGAGCCTTTATCGGGGAACACTCGTATAGTACAGAACAATTCCCCACGGCAGCCGGACGCCCCGATGTATCCGACATACAAATAGCCTCTGAATTCGGAAAAAATATTATAAAGCTACTAAATCAATATGCAGATATAAAAGAATTACCCGCTTTGGAAGTGAAAGGGAATTTCCCGTATAAAGAGAATAAACCTAAAACTCCGGCAACCCCGATCACCATTGACGAATTGTGTACACAATGTCAATATTGCATCGAAATCTGTCCTGTTGAAACAATCGAATTAAAAGAAGAGATCGTGAGCGATCCCGAAATTTGTATTAAATGTTGTGCTTGCGTGAAGGAATGTCCTAACGGAGCCAGAGTTTTCAACACTCCTTTTTCAGAATTTCTCTTCAAGAACTTCCATGAGAGAAAAGAACCGGAACTTTTCTACTGTACTCGTTAA